A region of Patescibacteria group bacterium DNA encodes the following proteins:
- a CDS encoding nucleoside-diphosphate kinase yields MIHPKEERTLVIIKPDGVQRSLVGEILKRYERTGLKLIALKIVVAGVEMAEKHYYDVGGEEWLEEVGRKARAAYEKKGLKSPYKTNRDNGMAVLKSNAKYLSSGPVIAMIWQGNQAVGLVRKITGATEPLSSDVGTIRGDFTLDTYAMADMDSRSVRNLIHASGTVEEAEKEIPNWFKKNEIIKYTHIQEKILYDVNIDGILE; encoded by the coding sequence ATGATTCATCCAAAAGAAGAGCGCACTTTAGTTATTATCAAGCCGGACGGAGTGCAAAGATCGTTAGTCGGCGAAATTTTAAAGCGCTATGAGCGCACCGGTTTAAAACTAATCGCTTTAAAAATTGTAGTAGCCGGGGTTGAAATGGCCGAAAAGCATTATTACGACGTCGGCGGAGAAGAGTGGCTGGAAGAAGTCGGCCGCAAGGCCCGGGCGGCCTACGAAAAGAAGGGATTAAAGTCGCCTTATAAGACTAACCGCGACAACGGCATGGCGGTTTTGAAATCCAACGCCAAGTATTTGTCTTCTGGACCGGTTATCGCCATGATCTGGCAGGGAAACCAAGCGGTTGGATTGGTAAGAAAAATCACCGGCGCGACCGAGCCTTTATCTTCGGACGTCGGAACAATCAGGGGCGATTTTACATTGGACACATACGCTATGGCCGACATGGATTCGCGTTCAGTCCGCAACCTGATCCACGCTTCCGGAACGGTTGAAGAGGCGGAGAAAGAGATTCCCAACTGGTTCAAAAAAAATGAGATTATTAAATACACCCATATCCAGGAAAAGATTTTATACGACGTTAATATCGACGGGATATTGGAATAG
- a CDS encoding alpha-isopropylmalate synthase regulatory domain-containing protein, whose product MAKEKYIQLNDVCLRESAQVSGGAMSPKDQLTYVRYLLEGGIDRIEIGFPGSSPVQLENSKRIVGFVDKNAKVKRPLLGGLARAKKEDIDAIREAGCDLCHIYIPSSDEFVKAMFAAEKYGDTVEGKQKWTIDQAVSMVRYAKSLGFKSVEYSPEDAARTSREFLYKMVEAVISAGADVVNIPDTTGLRIGSEFGDLIADIEKNVPNRKKALISVHCHNDSDHSTHNALEAIRNGADIVEGTFFGLGERSGMTKFEAVLMNVNTRQDLFSGFKIDFKPELCVKIVNFTANALGMSVPRHWVVAGSQNSICSSGTHQAIEARAKERGMESAYYSWHPEIYGHSKVTTVINQSSGREGLRKRLEELGYMLGSEEMQKVYEQSIKISEAMAGKPLEDRELAAIVHETIDVIPFPIKVKRCQAMGGKGTIPTATVVIEVEGKEGIAAEIGVGPYDAIMHSVVRAAENFYPKLKEVNIVLDAWNPTSVTSGSDALADVYARIRINDDINHAFSGRAVHIDTNQASAQAFANCLSWYLASL is encoded by the coding sequence ATGGCTAAAGAAAAATACATCCAATTAAACGACGTCTGCCTTCGGGAATCGGCGCAGGTTTCCGGCGGCGCTATGAGCCCCAAGGATCAGCTTACTTATGTAAGATACCTTTTGGAAGGCGGAATCGACCGGATCGAAATCGGCTTTCCGGGCAGTTCTCCAGTGCAGTTAGAAAATTCAAAAAGGATCGTCGGTTTCGTAGACAAGAACGCGAAGGTTAAGCGGCCGCTTTTAGGCGGACTCGCGCGGGCGAAAAAAGAAGACATTGACGCGATCCGCGAAGCCGGATGCGATTTATGCCATATCTATATTCCTTCTTCGGACGAATTCGTCAAAGCTATGTTTGCCGCGGAAAAATACGGAGATACGGTGGAGGGCAAGCAAAAGTGGACGATTGACCAGGCGGTAAGCATGGTGCGTTATGCGAAGAGTCTGGGATTTAAAAGCGTTGAATACTCGCCGGAAGACGCGGCCCGCACCAGCCGGGAATTTCTCTATAAGATGGTGGAGGCGGTAATTTCCGCCGGGGCGGACGTAGTTAATATTCCGGATACGACCGGACTGCGCATCGGAAGCGAGTTCGGAGATTTAATCGCGGATATTGAAAAAAACGTGCCTAACCGGAAAAAAGCATTAATCTCGGTCCATTGCCATAACGATTCGGATCACTCAACCCATAACGCGCTAGAGGCGATTAGAAACGGAGCCGATATTGTCGAAGGGACTTTTTTCGGTCTGGGCGAGCGATCGGGGATGACCAAGTTTGAGGCGGTTTTAATGAATGTAAACACGCGCCAAGATCTGTTTAGCGGTTTTAAAATAGATTTTAAGCCGGAGCTTTGTGTTAAAATCGTAAACTTTACCGCTAACGCCCTGGGCATGTCAGTCCCCAGGCATTGGGTTGTGGCCGGCTCGCAAAATTCTATTTGCTCATCCGGCACCCATCAGGCGATTGAAGCCCGGGCCAAAGAGCGGGGGATGGAAAGCGCTTATTACAGCTGGCATCCGGAAATTTACGGCCATTCTAAAGTTACCACGGTAATCAACCAGTCATCTGGACGGGAGGGCCTCCGAAAAAGGCTTGAGGAACTGGGCTATATGCTTGGCTCTGAGGAGATGCAGAAAGTTTACGAGCAGTCGATTAAAATCTCCGAAGCTATGGCCGGAAAGCCTTTAGAAGACCGGGAACTGGCGGCTATCGTGCATGAAACAATTGACGTTATTCCTTTCCCGATAAAAGTAAAAAGATGCCAGGCCATGGGCGGAAAAGGAACTATCCCGACCGCTACTGTTGTTATTGAGGTAGAGGGTAAAGAAGGAATCGCGGCCGAAATCGGCGTCGGACCTTATGACGCTATCATGCATTCCGTCGTCCGGGCGGCGGAAAATTTTTATCCTAAATTAAAAGAAGTGAATATTGTTTTGGACGCCTGGAATCCGACTTCGGTAACTTCCGGGTCGGACGCTTTAGCCGATGTTTACGCGCGGATACGGATTAATGATGATATAAACCACGCCTTTTCCGGCCGGGCCGTCCATATCGATACCAACCAGGCTTCGGCCCAGGCTTTTGCCAACTGTTTAAGCTGGTATTTGGCCTCGCTTTAA
- the leuD gene encoding 3-isopropylmalate dehydratase small subunit, with the protein MLKNIGNGEEKDFSGPAGYAPIKNIDTDQIIPARYLTETDKAELGRHCLEDAQFSAEERKIILESQILVADENFGCGSSREHAPWALEANGIRCVIAPSFARIFYNNMFNNGLLCIELQPEEISELMEVKPNSLEIDWKNGVAKTEKGKQYKFSLSDYQKELIKNGGSAGYMLKLAADINI; encoded by the coding sequence ATGCTGAAAAACATAGGCAATGGGGAAGAAAAAGATTTTTCCGGGCCAGCCGGCTATGCGCCGATAAAAAATATTGATACCGACCAAATTATACCGGCGCGATATTTAACCGAAACCGATAAAGCTGAACTGGGAAGGCATTGCCTGGAAGACGCTCAATTCAGCGCCGAAGAGAGAAAAATAATTTTAGAATCGCAAATTTTAGTAGCCGATGAAAATTTCGGCTGCGGTTCAAGCCGCGAGCACGCCCCTTGGGCCTTGGAAGCTAACGGCATAAGATGCGTTATTGCTCCGTCTTTCGCCCGGATTTTTTATAACAACATGTTTAATAATGGATTGCTCTGCATTGAACTCCAGCCGGAAGAAATAAGTGAATTGATGGAGGTAAAGCCTAATAGCCTGGAAATTGACTGGAAGAATGGCGTTGCCAAAACGGAAAAAGGGAAGCAATACAAATTCAGCCTGTCTGATTATCAAAAAGAATTAATTAAAAATGGCGGCAGTGCCGGCTATATGCTAAAGCTGGCCGCGGATATTAATATTTAA
- a CDS encoding isocitrate/isopropylmalate family dehydrogenase, which yields MAKKIIALVEGDGAGPEMMHEACRIAVAAAKMDGIEIEFEKTPMGWNAYHEHGDTLPEESFEKAVRIGTIFFGGVGDPKFDKTIGMEKPEMRPEARALLALRKEMGLFLNFRPIIYYKSLEALANVKPETIPEEGVKQIWIRYLLEDSYFGNADLMDEVPEKVRQKIGLKMKKDVCLEDEIVCDLAYYKKSTLEKYIRACFASAREMKLPLISIDKANVMARYDFWRKIATKIGAEEFPDVELIHQLVDSANSMLFTPAKLHGVIACGNEHGDILSDGAAAALGSMGLMCSSAVNPDTGQAMFESGAGTAPTLAGQDKANPLGRILTGALMLRHIGAKKGATAIEEAVNRALSEGWRTGDLFTKKDDPAKLLGTQAMGKKVLSYL from the coding sequence ATGGCTAAAAAAATAATCGCATTAGTCGAAGGCGACGGGGCTGGCCCGGAAATGATGCATGAAGCCTGCCGGATAGCGGTTGCCGCCGCCAAAATGGACGGGATAGAAATTGAATTCGAAAAAACCCCGATGGGCTGGAATGCTTATCATGAACATGGCGATACCTTGCCCGAAGAATCCTTTGAAAAAGCGGTTCGCATCGGAACTATTTTTTTCGGCGGCGTCGGCGATCCGAAGTTTGATAAAACCATAGGAATGGAAAAACCGGAAATGAGGCCGGAAGCCCGGGCGCTTTTGGCTTTAAGGAAAGAAATGGGTCTGTTTTTAAATTTTCGGCCGATTATTTATTATAAATCGCTTGAAGCGCTCGCTAACGTAAAACCGGAAACTATTCCCGAAGAAGGAGTAAAACAAATCTGGATCCGTTATTTATTGGAAGACAGCTATTTTGGCAATGCCGATTTAATGGACGAGGTGCCGGAAAAGGTGCGGCAGAAAATCGGGCTAAAGATGAAAAAAGATGTTTGCCTGGAGGATGAGATAGTCTGCGACCTGGCTTATTATAAAAAATCCACGCTGGAAAAATATATCCGCGCCTGCTTTGCCTCTGCCCGCGAAATGAAACTGCCCTTAATTTCGATAGACAAGGCCAATGTCATGGCCCGCTATGATTTTTGGCGGAAAATCGCGACGAAAATCGGCGCCGAAGAATTCCCGGACGTGGAGCTTATCCATCAACTGGTCGACTCGGCCAATTCCATGCTTTTTACGCCGGCCAAATTGCATGGAGTTATCGCCTGCGGGAACGAGCATGGCGATATCTTATCGGACGGCGCGGCCGCGGCTTTGGGCAGTATGGGGCTCATGTGTTCTTCGGCAGTTAATCCTGATACGGGCCAGGCAATGTTCGAGTCCGGGGCCGGAACCGCTCCGACTTTAGCCGGCCAGGATAAGGCAAATCCTTTAGGCCGGATTTTAACCGGAGCGTTGATGCTTCGGCACATTGGAGCAAAAAAAGGCGCAACTGCCATCGAAGAAGCTGTTAACCGCGCATTGTCAGAAGGCTGGCGCACCGGCGATTTGTTTACAAAAAAAGATGACCCGGCCAAACTTTTAGGTACGCAAGCGATGGGGAAAAAAGTTTTGTCATATTTATAG